A region from the Streptosporangium sp. NBC_01756 genome encodes:
- a CDS encoding AraC family transcriptional regulator — protein MSKIGHAPRLTTGLRPLPAGTGVDAHRHDENQLVYAGRGVLSVTTDAGSWIAPANRAIWIPAGTVHEHRAYGDTDLHLVGLPVKDNPLRLDRPAVISVGPLLRELIIAYTEQPADLTAERRRLRAVLVDRLRHSAQQPVHVPDARDPRLVAVCAVLRDDPADNRTLAQLGAVAGVSDRTLTRLCRAELGMSFPQWRTQLRLHHALRLLAEDTPVTVVAHRCGWASSSAFIDVFRRAFGHTPGTHRAHH, from the coding sequence ATGTCGAAAATCGGCCATGCTCCACGGCTGACCACCGGGCTCCGCCCGCTGCCCGCCGGCACCGGAGTCGACGCTCACCGGCACGACGAGAACCAGCTCGTCTACGCGGGCCGCGGCGTGCTGTCGGTCACCACCGACGCGGGCAGCTGGATCGCCCCTGCCAACCGGGCGATCTGGATCCCAGCCGGAACCGTCCATGAGCATCGCGCCTACGGCGACACCGACCTCCACCTGGTGGGACTGCCGGTGAAGGACAACCCGCTGCGCCTGGACCGGCCCGCGGTCATCAGTGTCGGCCCGCTGCTGCGCGAGCTGATCATCGCCTACACCGAACAGCCTGCCGACCTCACCGCCGAACGCCGCCGCCTACGGGCCGTCCTGGTCGACCGGCTCCGCCACTCCGCCCAGCAGCCGGTCCACGTGCCCGACGCCAGGGACCCGCGTCTGGTCGCGGTGTGCGCCGTCCTCCGCGACGACCCGGCCGACAACCGGACCCTGGCGCAGCTCGGCGCCGTGGCCGGCGTCAGCGACCGCACCCTGACCCGGCTCTGCAGAGCCGAACTCGGCATGAGTTTCCCGCAATGGCGCACCCAGCTGCGCCTGCACCACGCCCTACGCCTGCTGGCCGAAGACACCCCGGTCACGGTCGTCGCACACCGATGCGGCTGGGCATCCAGCAGCGCCTTCATCGACGTCTTCCGCCGGGCCTTCGGCCACACCCCCGGCACCCACCGCGCACACCACTGA
- a CDS encoding YcnI family copper-binding membrane protein, with the protein MSFSSVCRRATAVAAGVTALTLGLALPALAHVTINPGSAEQGGFTKAAFRVPNERDNASTSKIEVIFPTDHPLPFVSVKPVPGWKVKVTEGKLPKPVTTEYGEITEAVTKVTWTGGTIDPGQFQEFEVSMGALPKDTDQLLFPVTQTYTGGEVVKWADEPKADGSEPEHPAPVLKLTPAAAGDSGHGTASTSPSAAPATSATAAAPSVAPVAAADSSDGTARLLGGAGLLVGLVGVVVGALGLRRGSRTS; encoded by the coding sequence ATGTCGTTTTCCTCCGTCTGCCGCCGCGCCACGGCCGTGGCCGCCGGTGTCACCGCCCTCACCCTCGGCCTGGCTCTGCCCGCCCTCGCCCACGTGACCATCAACCCCGGCAGCGCCGAGCAGGGCGGTTTCACCAAGGCGGCCTTCCGGGTCCCGAACGAGCGTGACAACGCCTCGACCAGCAAGATCGAGGTGATCTTCCCCACCGATCACCCGCTGCCGTTCGTCTCGGTCAAGCCGGTGCCCGGCTGGAAGGTCAAGGTGACCGAGGGCAAGCTGCCCAAGCCGGTGACCACTGAGTACGGCGAGATCACCGAAGCCGTCACGAAGGTCACCTGGACGGGCGGCACGATCGACCCCGGCCAGTTCCAGGAGTTCGAGGTGTCGATGGGCGCGCTGCCCAAGGACACCGACCAGCTCCTCTTCCCGGTGACCCAGACCTACACCGGCGGTGAGGTCGTGAAGTGGGCCGACGAGCCCAAGGCCGACGGCTCCGAGCCCGAGCACCCGGCTCCGGTTCTGAAGCTCACGCCCGCCGCCGCCGGGGACAGCGGCCACGGCACGGCCTCCACCAGCCCGTCGGCGGCCCCGGCGACGTCGGCCACCGCCGCCGCGCCGTCGGTGGCCCCGGTCGCCGCCGCGGACTCCTCCGACGGCACGGCCCGCCTGCTCGGCGGCGCCGGCCTGCTGGTCGGACTCGTCGGCGTCGTGGTCGGCGCGCTGGGCCTGCGCCGCGGCAGCCGTACCTCCTGA
- a CDS encoding ABC transporter permease, with translation MPVPATVPTGSGPGAAGRPVPSGTPLSPPRAMGASRAWLRLLASEMELTFRRPRNLAMLAVLALVPVLIGFALRAFGGADESGEGFAFFGQVTGNGLFLTFAALSILVQLLLPVAVAVVAGDAVAGEAGIGTLRYLLAAPAGRGRLLGVKYANAVLFALAAVAVVALSALLVGVLLFPAGPVTLLSGTTVPLLDGVLRIGVVVLYVTAGMAALAAVALALSTLTEVSVGAIASTVVLVVVAQVLAVIPQLSGLQPYLLTHWWNGFDGVLRDPVATGDMGQGLLVFAAYIAVFGSIAWARFTSKDITC, from the coding sequence CGGCCGGTTCCGAGTGGGACGCCGCTCTCCCCGCCGCGCGCGATGGGCGCCTCCCGGGCGTGGCTGCGGCTGCTGGCCTCGGAGATGGAGCTGACCTTCCGGAGACCGAGGAACCTCGCCATGCTGGCGGTGCTCGCCCTGGTCCCGGTGCTGATCGGGTTCGCGCTACGGGCGTTCGGCGGGGCGGACGAGAGCGGCGAAGGATTCGCGTTCTTCGGTCAGGTCACCGGTAACGGCCTGTTCCTCACGTTCGCCGCGCTCTCGATCCTGGTGCAGTTGCTGCTGCCGGTCGCCGTCGCGGTGGTCGCCGGGGACGCGGTCGCCGGAGAGGCGGGCATCGGCACACTGCGCTACCTGCTGGCGGCCCCGGCCGGCCGCGGCCGTCTGCTGGGCGTCAAATACGCCAACGCCGTCCTCTTCGCCCTCGCGGCCGTCGCCGTGGTCGCGCTGTCCGCGCTGCTCGTCGGGGTGCTGCTGTTCCCGGCCGGTCCGGTCACCCTGCTGTCCGGGACGACGGTCCCCCTGCTCGACGGCGTGCTGCGGATCGGCGTCGTCGTCCTGTACGTCACGGCGGGCATGGCCGCCCTGGCCGCCGTCGCCCTCGCGCTGTCGACGCTGACCGAGGTGTCGGTCGGCGCCATCGCCTCGACGGTGGTGCTCGTCGTCGTCGCCCAGGTGCTCGCTGTCATCCCGCAGCTCTCCGGGCTCCAGCCGTACCTGCTGACGCACTGGTGGAACGGATTCGACGGGGTGCTGCGCGACCCGGTGGCCACCGGTGACATGGGCCAGGGCCTGCTGGTCTTCGCCGCCTACATCGCGGTCTTCGGTTCGATCGCCTGGGCCCGCTTCACCAGTAAGGACATCACCTGCTGA
- a CDS encoding MalY/PatB family protein yields the protein MGNLSIPPLAELRKRQSAKWRTFPDDVLPLPVAEMDFPLAEPIARALHEAVDRSDTGYAAPTRDLADAVSGYARRTWGWKVEADDVRTVADVGIGIVETLRRIVGAGDRVVISPPVYEPFSWWVREVGAQVVEAPLAGGPRGWRLDLDALERAFADHATAYVLCNPHNPVGLVHRREDLVALAELADRYGVYVLSDEIHAPLVLPGAEFVPFLSVSDEARRWGFSFLSASKGWNLAGLKAATVITADPAPKRYVDRLSPHSLYRTGHLGVIATVAAFNDGDPWLADVLSVLDDNRRLLDELLVKLLPGVHGSPSQAGFLAWIDFRALGWGDDPAEHILAAARVALNAGHRYGSTGLGFARLNFGCSPQTLTEAVTRIAAAC from the coding sequence ATGGGCAACCTCTCGATCCCCCCTCTTGCAGAGCTGAGGAAGCGCCAGAGCGCGAAATGGCGGACCTTCCCGGACGACGTCCTGCCGCTTCCGGTTGCGGAGATGGACTTCCCGCTGGCGGAGCCGATCGCCAGGGCCCTGCACGAGGCGGTCGACCGTTCGGACACCGGCTACGCGGCCCCGACCCGTGATCTCGCGGACGCGGTCAGCGGCTATGCCCGGCGCACCTGGGGCTGGAAAGTCGAGGCCGACGATGTGCGCACCGTCGCCGACGTCGGAATCGGCATCGTCGAAACCCTGCGCCGCATCGTCGGTGCCGGAGACCGCGTGGTGATCAGCCCACCGGTGTACGAGCCGTTCTCCTGGTGGGTACGCGAGGTCGGAGCCCAGGTCGTCGAGGCGCCGCTGGCCGGAGGACCACGGGGATGGCGACTCGACCTGGACGCCCTGGAGCGTGCCTTCGCCGACCATGCCACGGCGTATGTGCTGTGCAACCCGCACAATCCCGTGGGTCTTGTGCACCGGCGTGAGGACCTGGTCGCGCTCGCCGAACTGGCCGACAGGTACGGCGTCTACGTGCTGTCCGACGAGATCCACGCCCCGCTCGTTCTCCCGGGGGCCGAGTTCGTCCCCTTCCTGTCGGTGTCGGACGAGGCGCGGCGCTGGGGGTTCTCGTTCCTGTCCGCCAGCAAGGGCTGGAACCTGGCCGGTCTCAAGGCGGCCACCGTCATCACCGCCGACCCGGCGCCGAAGCGGTACGTCGACCGCCTGTCACCGCACTCGCTCTACCGCACCGGACACCTCGGAGTGATCGCCACAGTGGCCGCGTTCAACGACGGTGACCCATGGCTCGCCGATGTCCTGAGCGTTCTCGACGACAACCGGAGGCTGCTGGACGAGCTGCTGGTGAAGCTGCTCCCGGGAGTTCACGGCAGTCCATCGCAGGCAGGTTTTCTGGCCTGGATCGACTTCCGCGCTCTCGGCTGGGGCGACGATCCCGCCGAACACATCCTCGCCGCCGCCAGGGTCGCGCTGAACGCCGGACACCGTTACGGCTCTACCGGCCTCGGATTCGCCAGGCTGAACTTCGGCTGCTCACCGCAGACCCTCACCGAAGCCGTCACCCGTATCGCCGCGGCCTGCTGA
- a CDS encoding MFS transporter, producing the protein MDARLPLRFTRAVAFSAVCVTLAAVGHLAAGGSGPEPWAMVAGTTVVTALATLLAGRERSTATISVGLSAMQLFLHELFAYGDPSGISLTAHPHGQGLSEGLGMLIAHLTATLITGWWLARGEAALWSLLRAAGRRLGAVLRLIFSPVTPAALPRAAFPVAVPVPVRGVLRHTVSRRGPPLPAV; encoded by the coding sequence ATGGATGCCCGGCTCCCCCTACGGTTCACGCGCGCGGTCGCCTTCTCGGCCGTCTGCGTGACGCTCGCCGCCGTCGGCCACCTGGCCGCGGGCGGATCCGGACCCGAGCCGTGGGCGATGGTCGCCGGGACCACGGTGGTCACGGCCCTGGCCACCCTGCTCGCCGGGCGCGAACGGTCCACCGCGACGATCAGCGTGGGCCTCTCCGCCATGCAGCTGTTCCTCCACGAACTGTTCGCCTACGGCGACCCCTCGGGGATCTCCCTGACCGCGCACCCGCACGGCCAGGGGCTGAGCGAGGGCTTGGGCATGCTGATCGCGCATCTCACCGCCACGCTGATCACCGGCTGGTGGCTGGCACGCGGTGAGGCCGCCCTCTGGTCGCTGCTCCGCGCGGCGGGCCGGCGCCTCGGTGCGGTGCTCCGCCTGATCTTCTCCCCCGTGACACCCGCCGCCCTCCCCCGGGCGGCCTTCCCCGTCGCCGTGCCCGTCCCGGTGCGGGGCGTCCTCCGGCACACCGTCAGCCGGCGTGGTCCTCCACTTCCCGCCGTCTGA